A genomic region of Enterococcus sp. 12C11_DIV0727 contains the following coding sequences:
- a CDS encoding DegT/DnrJ/EryC1/StrS family aminotransferase produces the protein MRKIPFSPPDITDKEIESVVEVLKSGWITTGPKTKKFEKEISEYCGTEKTICMNSATSCMEMCLRMLGVGPGDEVITSSYTYTASASVIAHIGAKIVLVDTEKDSYHLSTESLEKAISPRTKVIIPVDIAGVMCDYDELFRVVEDKKKLFSPNNDIQAIYDRIIILADAAHSFGATYKGRQSGAVADFTSFSFHAVKNLTTAEGGALTWTSLGEDFDNEVYNTLNMLTLHGQTKDAFAKNKLGSWEYDITEPAFKCNMTDIQAALGLVQLERYPELLSKRKKLIKLYELSLKGVDKINILSHYNKKYTSSGHLFLTGVRGSNEQKRNQIILELAEKGIATNVHYKPLPLLTAYKKMNFKMTNYPNAYNMYKSEITLPLNTRMTEDDIVYVAEKLINIAVRR, from the coding sequence ATGAGAAAGATACCATTTTCACCACCTGATATTACTGATAAAGAGATAGAAAGTGTAGTAGAAGTTCTTAAATCTGGATGGATTACTACAGGGCCTAAAACGAAGAAATTTGAAAAAGAGATTTCTGAGTATTGTGGGACTGAAAAAACCATTTGTATGAATTCTGCTACCTCTTGTATGGAAATGTGTTTGAGAATGTTAGGTGTTGGTCCCGGTGATGAAGTGATAACTTCTTCATACACATATACAGCATCGGCAAGTGTAATTGCTCATATCGGAGCGAAAATAGTTTTGGTTGATACTGAAAAGGATAGCTATCATCTATCTACAGAGTCACTTGAGAAAGCTATTTCGCCTAGAACAAAAGTTATTATCCCAGTTGATATTGCTGGAGTAATGTGTGACTATGATGAGCTTTTTAGAGTAGTTGAAGATAAGAAAAAATTATTTTCACCTAATAATGATATTCAAGCTATCTATGATCGTATAATTATACTTGCTGACGCAGCACATTCTTTTGGAGCAACTTATAAAGGAAGACAGTCAGGGGCGGTCGCAGATTTTACTAGCTTCTCTTTCCATGCAGTAAAAAATCTAACAACTGCTGAAGGTGGCGCCTTGACTTGGACATCTTTAGGCGAAGATTTCGATAATGAAGTATATAACACTTTGAATATGTTGACTTTACATGGTCAGACGAAAGATGCTTTTGCTAAAAATAAGTTAGGTTCATGGGAATATGATATTACAGAGCCTGCTTTTAAATGTAACATGACTGATATACAAGCGGCTTTGGGACTAGTTCAACTTGAAAGATATCCTGAGTTATTATCTAAAAGAAAAAAGTTAATTAAATTATATGAATTATCTTTAAAAGGTGTAGATAAAATAAATATATTATCACATTACAACAAAAAGTATACATCAAGTGGACATTTATTTCTTACTGGCGTCAGGGGTTCAAATGAGCAAAAAAGGAATCAAATCATCTTGGAGCTAGCTGAAAAAGGAATAGCAACAAATGTTCACTATAAACCATTACCTTTGCTAACCGCATATAAAAAAATGAACTTTAAAATGACTAATTATCCCAATGCATATAACATGTATAAATCAGAAATTACCTTACCGTTGAATACAAGAATGACTGAGGACGATATAGTTTATGTAGCTGAAAAATTAATTAATATTGCAGTAAGGAGATGA